From Luteolibacter yonseiensis:
ATGGCCTGGGATTCCGCGAGACCGCCGGGAATGCCGTTGTAGCGGCTGGCCTCGCTGTCTTCCAAAGGGGTTTCCGGGGCGATCCGCCACAGGATTTTTTTCGCACACTGGTGTGCCGGTCCGCAAACCTCCCGGACTAGCCGTTGGGCTCCGGCGTCGCTGATGGTCCGGGCGAAACGGTACATCCCTGTCTGGCGGTCGAGTTTTTCCCGCAGGGTCTCGGTCTCCAGCGCACCAGCCCGGCTGGCGAGGAACAACCCGACGCCGGCCGGGTAGAACTGATCGAGCGCGAGCCGCAGGTCCTCCTCGTTTTCCAATGCCATCACCCATCCCTGCTTGAGATTCGTCTGGCCTTTGGCGAAGCGGTAGCTGCCGTCCGGGGCGTAGGTGGAGAGATCCCTGGCATCCGCCGGGCCCTCGTGCACCTCGAGTCCGCCGAACGCCGAATCCGTGGAACGTTCCGCGTCCTCATGATGGCAGATCACATAGGGATAGCCGTAAACATCGGTCTGGATCTCGAGTTCGCCGATGCGGTGGATTCCCGACCTGAGCAATTCGCGGAGCTGGAGGGCAATGGACATTTTCAACGAAAAATAGGGAGGGTTCTGGTTCAGCTCAACTTGTGGATCCTGTCAAAATCCGAGACCTGGTCCAGGATGACATCCGCCAGCAGCCGTTCGGTGCCGATGGCCGAGGTGTAGTAAAGCGTCTTGTTCCGGACGTGATGGGGATTGTGACGGAAAATCTCGCGCTGGCTGGCCGCCGCACCCACCTCATTCTCGATGCCGAGCAGCACGGGGATGTCCTGATACGAATGGAGTCCGTCCGAGATGAAGAACGGCACCACGATGACATTCGGTGTCAGCGCCATCTTGTCCCACCCGGCGATGAACGGCTGTTCCTCCATGAACGCATCGAGTACGGCGGCGTATCCGGCACCGGAGGCGGCGATGAGTTCGACCTGGTCGCGGATGGCTTTCGTGGAATTCTGGTTCAATCCCGTGCCATGACCCGTGATGATGAGGGTGGTTTGCGCGGGATCCACCCCGGGTGCCACCTCACGGGCCCGCTTCAGGATCAGGCCTGTCATCGAGCGGTGCACGCCGACCGGCAGGCAGTAGTGGTAGGTTTTTCCACCCACCACCGTGGTGGGACCGGTGAGCCGGAGCTCGCGGGGAATGACGTCCTGGGTGAAATAGCCTTCGCTGATGAAGTCCGGGACCACATAGATCTCCTCGGAATCGACCAGGTAGCCGGCCTCGCGCATCGACGGCTCTTCCTTCCAGAAACAGCAGTGTACCTCGGCGAAAATCCCGCGGGAACGGATCTCGTCCGCGTGTTCGAAGTAGGGCGTGGAGGAATCCGGATTCTCGGTGGAACCATGGCCGACGATGAGGAGGGCGCTGGATGGCTTCGGAGCGATGGGCATGCCGGGAGGTTGGCGGGGCTTGCGAGGATTGCAAGACCCGGAGGAGGTCCGTTATTTGGATTTCAACGAATCGAGGATTCCCGCGCAGCCATCCTCCAGCAGGGAAATGACATGGTTGAAGCCGATCTGGCCGCCATAGTAGGGGTCGGGGACACGGAGATCGTCGTGCTCGCGGCAGAAGCTGACCAGCGTGCGGATCTTGCCATGGTGGGCACCGGTGTGGTCGATTCCCATGACATCGGTGTGGTTCGACTCGTCCATGGTGACGATGAGATCGAATTTTTCCAGATCCTGCGCGGAGATGCGTCGCGCTTGGCCGCTGACGGTGTAGCCCTTGCGCAGCAGCGTCTCGGACATGCGGGAATCCGGCGGCGAGCCTTCGTGGTGGCTGATGGTGCCGGCGGAATCGATTTCGAATTCTCCGGACAATCCCGCGTCCTCGACCTGCTGGCGGAAGATGATTTCCGCCGCCGGCGAGCGGCAGATGTTTCCGAGACAGACGAACAGGACGCGGCGTGGGGAGATGAGCGGGGGCTGCATGGGGGTGGAGCGGGGTGGAAAACAGCTCAAAACAGGCTGCTGACAATGAAAAACCAAGATTTGCCGGGATTTGCAAGATTTCTGGAAATCCCGCGCAACCCTGACAGCATTGCGTGGTTGAGACACCACTACACACGTACTTTTATATGAAAAACTCCTGGATCATCCCTGTTGCAACCCTGGCGGTCGGTGCCGTCGGTGGATACATTTCCGGAAAGGGTTCGGAATCCGGCGGGCAGGCCCAGGCGCCTGAAGCGTCGTCCGCGCGGACACGCTCGTCCAACCGCCCCGAGTCCTCCGCCACTTCCGAGACGGTCAAGAAAACCCGCGCCCTCACCGCGGAACAGATCGCCCGCATGCCCGGAAATTCCAGCCGCATCCAGGCACTGCTGGGCTTCTATGAAGGTCTCTCCGCCGAACAGCTCGCCGAGGAAGCCACCAAACTCGACTCCCTGCCGATGAACGAGCGCATCATGGCCTCGATCCTCCTTTTCGGACGCTGGGCCGAGGTGGACCCCACGGCGGCCATGACTTTCTCCAACACGATGGGCTTTGCCGGTGGCTTCGTCCGTCCGACCATTCTTCAAAGCTGGGCCAGCGTGGACCCTGCGAACGCCGCGAAATACTATGCTGAAAATCCGCGTGAATTCGCGATGATGGGCATGGGCGGACGCGGTGGCCCGATGGGAGGAGGACAGGACGGCGCCTCCATCATCGCCGCCGAGTGGGCGCGCCAGGACCCCGCCGCCGCCCTGGCGTGGGCTTCCTCACTCACCAACGGAAAAGGCGACGCGATGAACTCCGTCATCACCGAGATGGCGAAGACCGATCCACGGAAAGCCGCCGGCATGATCAGCCAGATGGATCCGGACGACCAGGCGGCCGCCTACCGCAGCGTCGCCGCGCAATACGGCGCGCTCGATTTCACCGAGGCGCAGAACTGGATCCGCACGCTTCCTGCCGATGACCAGGCCGCCGCGCTCGCTTCCGCCATCGGCGGGCTGTCGAATACCGACCCCGCCGCCGCCGCCAAGCAGCTTGCCTCCATGCCCGAGGGTGATGCCCGCGACCGGGCCACCAACGACGTGATCGGCGATCTCGCCCGCGTCGACCCGCAGGCCGCCGCGGATTTCCTGAAATTGCAGGAAAGCGACCGCGCCCAACGCGACGGAATGCGGGAGCTCATCCCCATCTGGACCAGCCAGAATCCCGCCGCCGCCAGCAGTTACATCAGTTCCCTCCCGCAGGGACCCACACGTGACAGCGCCATCGGGCCTTATGTCTGGAGCAACAACACCAGCCCGCCGAAGGACCTGATCGCGCTCGCCGAGAGCATGGAGGACGACGGCGACAGGGAACGCACCGTCGGTGTCGCATACATGCGCTGGATGCGTGAGGACGCGACCGCTGCGAAGGCATCGATCGCCGCCTCCACCGTCCTCTCGGACGAGGCCAAGGAGCGGCTTAGCAACGGTGGCGGCATGTGGGGCGGTGGCCCGGGCCGTGGCCGTCGTGGCGGAAACAACTGATACTCCGCGACCGATATTTCCCAAGCCGCATCCCCTCCGTGGGGTGCGGCTTTTTCATGTATTTGCGGCATGCGTTCGTGCTTGAGTCCGGCGTCCGGGATGTGAGTATCGGACCCAACTCATGAAAGTCACCGTTTTCAGCACCAAGCCCTATGACGAACAGTTCCTGCGGAGGCACAACCAGGCTTCCAACCATGAGCTGGTCTTCATCGAAAACCGGCTCACTTCGGAAACCGCGGCACTTGCGGAAGGGTCGCCTGCGATCTGTGCTTTCGTGAATGACGAGCTCAACGCGAGGACCCTTGCCAAGCTCGCGGCGGGCGGGACCCGGTTCGTCGCGCTGCGCTGCGCGGGTTTCAACAACGTGGACCTGGCGGCCGCGGAAGCACACTGCATCCAGGTCGCCCGTGTCCCAGCGTATTCACCCCACGCGGTGGCCGAGCATGCGGTGGCCCTGCTGCTCTGCCTGAACCGCCACGTCCACAAGGCGTACAACCGTGTGCGCGAGGGGAATTTCTCCATCGACGGCCTGATGGGGGAGGACCTTCACGGCAAGACCGTGGGAGTCGTCGGCACGGGCACCATCGGAGCGATCTTCGCCGGCATCATGCGTGGATTCGGCTGCGAGGTGCTCGCCTACGACGTGGTGGAGAATCCCGATTGCCTGAAGGCCGGGGTCCGCTACGTGAGCCAGGAAGAGCTGTTCTCCCGCTCGAACGTCATCAGCCTGCACTGCCCCCTCATGCCGCAGACGCACCACCTCATCGACGGACACACGCTTGCCGGAATGCGCGACGGCGTCTTCATCATCAATACCAGCCGTGGCGCGCTCATCGATACCGAGGCCGCCACCGCCGCCATCAAGAGCGGCCGCATCGGCGGACTGGCGCTCGATGTTTATGAGGAGGAGTCCGAGCTGTTTTTCGACGATCATTCGGACCATGTCATCCAGGACGATGTCTTCATGCGTCTCACAACGTTTCCCAACGTCCTGATCACCGGCCACCAGGCGTTCTTCACCAACGAGGCGATGACACACATTTCCATGACCACATTCTCGAACCTCGCCGACTTCGAGAATGGCCGGGACTGCCCGAACCTCGTGAAGGCGAAGGCGAACTGAGGGGGGCGCGTGGCGGCGGCTTCCCGTCAGAGCACCGTCGCGGTGACATCGATCACCTCCGCGCCTTCCTCGATCTCGATCTCCCGGCTGAAGGTGTCGATGGCGGTCTTGCCGACCTTGCGGGTATCCATCATCGAATAACCGCCGATGAGCACGGGGCCGACGATCGGGAGCCAGCGCGAAAGCGATTTGCCCACGGCCTTCTGGGTGACGTGGATGCCGATCTTCCGCAGGGTCTGCTGGATGATCCGCAGGCTGCCGCGCCTGATGATGACCCGCTCGCCGACGCGGGCGACCACGTCGCGCAGGAGCATCGCGGCACCGTGGCGGAACAGGCAGTAAACCATCATCTGCCGGTTGAGCAGGGAGGTTTTCCCGTAACAGGCGGCGATGTCGGCCACCATCTGCTGCTGGATCTGCCATACCTTGAGCAGATCGGGAATCACGGTGAGCATCCCCATGGGCCCGGGGGGGACGGCCAGGGTGGCCGAGAGCGCCCCGGCCATCAGCCCGGCGGTGCGGACGATCTCCGCCGCCCGTTTCCCCGGATTCGTGCTGACCGGTTCGTTCGAGGTGGGGATCTGCAGGGCCAGGTTTTCCAGGACCCGGAGAAAGGGGTTTTCTGCGGGCGGTGCGAGTTCCGCGCCCCGGTCGTCGGATTCCATTCCATTTCCATGGAACAGGGATGCCGCGGGTTCAACAGGATTTGTCGCAAGATGGAGAAAGTTCTGTGGACGCGGTCACAAGCTGGGTGAAGATAACGGGTCACTCTCCATGAAAAATCATCACTCGAAGCTGCTGACCATCGGCGTGACGGCAGCCGCCACCACCGTGGCCACCCTGCTTGTGAACAATCTCGTTTCCGGGGAGAAAAAAATCCGCAGGAAGATTCCCCGGCGGTATGGCATTTCGGATTCGCAGTTCGAGCGGTCCATGAGCCAGCTGATGGGACCTCCGATCCTGGATGGAAACCGGGTCACGCCGTTGCATAACGGCGTGGAGATTTTCCCCGCGATGCTGGCCGGGATCGCCTCCGCCACCACCACGATCACGTTCGAAACGTATATCTTCACCGCGGGAGAGGTGGTGAACCAGTTCGTGGAGGCCCTCTCCGCCAGGGCGCGGGAGGGGGTGAGGGTGCACGTCCTGCTGGACGGCATCGGCTGCGATTGCGTGGAGGGCGCACCCCTCCGGAAGATGCGCGAGGCGGGCGTGGAGGTGGAGGTCTATCACCTGAAGAACCTGGGACGCTTCAACCAGCGCACGCACCGCAAGCTGCTGGTGATCGATGGAAAACTGGGTTTCACCGGAGGGGTGGGCATCGCGGACGAATGGCTTGGAAACGCGGATGCTCCGGAGCACTGGCGCGACACGCACTACCGCGTGGAGGGACCGGTGGTGGCGCAGCTCCAGGCGGCCTTCATGGACAACTGGATGAAAACCCACGCCACCGTCCTGCATGGGAACGCCTACTTTCCCGCCATCGAAAGCGTGGGGCCGCGCCGTTGCCAGATGTTCAAGAGCTCGCCGATGGAAGGCAGCGAGAGCGCGAGGCTGATGTATCTGCTCTCCATCACCGCCGCGGAGAAATGTCTGCGGGTGGGCAACGCCTATTTCGTTCCGGACGACCTTGTCACCGAGGCGCTGATCGCAGCCGTGACGCGTGGCGTGACAGTGGAGGTGCTGGTGCCCGGCGCGCACCTGGACTCGAAACTCGTCCGCAGGGCCTCGCGCCACCGCTGGGGGCGTCTGCTGGAAAACGGGGTGCGGATTTTCGAATATCAACCGACGATGTACCACTGCAAGACGATGATCATCGACGACCTGTGGGTCTCGGTGGGATCGGCGAATTTCGACAACCGCTCGTTCCGGCTGAATGACGAGGCGAACCTGAACGTGTTTGGTGAGGACTTCGCGCGTGCCGAGAGCGAGGTGTTCCGCAGGGATCTGGAGAATGCCCGCGAGGTGACCTTCGAGGAATGGAAACGAAGACCCCTGTTGGAAAAAGTGAGCGACGCCACGGTGGCGCTGCTGCGTTCGCAGGTGTGACCTACCGGCATGCGTTCCGTGAATTCTCCAGCCATCCGTATCCGGCGCACCCGTGCCTCGGGTTTGGAAATGCATGCCCTGTTCATGGGAGAATCTCCGGATGCGGCGATCCCCACCTATGTTCTCGTCCACGGGCTGGGGATGTCCGGCCGCTACATGATGCCGACCGCCGAACTGCTGGCCGCCCACGGACGGGTGGTGGTGCCGGACCTGCCGGGCTTCGGGGGGAGTGAAAAGCCCTCCCGCGCGCTCACCATTCCCGAACTGGCGGACGGGCTGGCCGCCTGGATGGCGGCGCACGATCTGCCTCCATCCGTCCTCATCGGGAATTCCCTCGGCGCGCAGGTCATTGCGGATCTGGCCGTGCGCCATCCGCATTTCGTCGAACGTGCGGTGTTGGTGGCTCCCACGGTGGACCCTGGGGCACGGCGTGTTTCCACCCAAACCCTTCGCTTGCTGGCCGATGCCCTCCGCGAACCGCTGCGGTTGTATCCCATCGCGCTGGGGGACTATTTCCGCGCGGGCTTCCGCCGTTCCTGGCGGACCCTGCGTCACGCGTTGGTCGATCCCATCGTGGAAAAACTGCCTTCTGTGGCGTGTCCGGTGCTCATCGTGCGGGGCGGGCGGGATCCCATCGTGCCGCAGGGATGGGTGGAGCAGGCCGCCGGACTGATCCCGGATGTCCGGCTGGTCACGTTTCCCGAGGCGGCCCATGCGGTGAATTTCAACTCGCCGGGGCGGCTGGTGGAGGAGATCCTCCGGTTCCAGGGCCGCTGATTTCGCCCAAAACCCGTTCTCGACAGGGGCGTTTCTCCCGCATATTTTTCCCGCTCTTTCACCAACACATCCATGATTCGCAAACTCATCCCCGGCGCTCTCGCCATCGGTCTCATCGCCTCCGCGTCCGCCCAGCCAGATGCCGCCGCCAAAACAGAGGCAGCGCCAAAGACAGAAGCCGCAACGCCTGCCGTTGAAGTGCCGGCCAAGCCGAAGCTTGATCCCGCCGTCATCAAGTCGGACTCCTCGTACGCCCTTGGTTTCCGCACCGGTGGAGGATTCGTCCAGCAGTTCGGCAGATTCGGCGTTGGTGCCGATGATCTGGACATGGAAACCTTCATCAAGGGCTTCAGCGCCGCCATCAAGGGTGGCAAGCCCGAGCTTGAGGAAGCCCGCCTCCAGGCCGCCATGGAAGCCCTCGGCGAACTGCTGCAAGGCCGTGAAAAGGACCTCGCCGCCAAGAACCTCGAGGCTGGCAAGAAATTCCTCGCGGAAAATGGCAAGCGCAAGGAAGTCACCACCACCAAGAGCGGCCTCCAATACGAGGTGCTCGCCAAGGGCGGTGAGGAAAAATACGTCGCACCCAAGGAAGGCGCCGAGGACAACAAGCAGTTCCTCGTCAACTACAAGGGCACGCTCATCGACGGCCGCCAGTTCGACGCCTCCCCGGAAGGCCAGCCTGTGCCGATGACCCTCCAGGTCGTCCCCGGCTTCAAGGAAGCCCTCACCACCATGCCCGTCGGAGCCAAGTGGAAGCTCTTCCTTCCTAGCGAACTCGCCTACGGCGAAGAGCGCCGCAGCGCCGAGATCGCTCCTAACAGCACCCTCATTTTCGAACTCGAGCTCGTGAAGATCGAGGACGCGCCCGCCCCACAAGGCATGCCGTTCCAAATGCCAGGTGCTCCAGGCGGCGCTCCTCAAGGCGCCCCCGAAGGTGCCCCCGAAGGCGAATAATCCGCCATCCCCACTTCAAGGGCCGCCGGGTGACCGGCGGCCTTTTTTTGTCTGGTTCTTCCATCGGGTGGCGCTTCAGAGCATGTGGACTTTTCCTGCCGGGGGAGTCGGTCATCTTTAGCGAGGAGCATCGGTCATCGTTCTCCCCGGGAATCTCGATCCACTCCGGCAGTCATCTGGAAACCGAAAAATCAGTCATTCCCACTGCGGAGGCTCCCTATCTTCATCCCGGAGGGATCTCGGAAATTAGCCACGGGTGAAGGAGCGCCAGCGACGGAACCCGGGGTGAGAGATCCCCACAAACCCGCACCCCGGAGGGGTGCCGGAACCGTCGCATATTTCCAAACGCAAAATTACACCGCATGGCGCACCAGCCCCTTGCGCGTCCCCAACCACCAACACACCACGCTCAACGTCCAACCGGCCGCCACGCTCACCGCCAGCTTGCGGATGTCCCCAAGCACGAACGGTGCGACAACGGCGGACATCAGTGCGAACAAAAGCATCTGCACGAACCCTTGCAACGATGCCGCCAATCCCCGCGCCTCCGGGAAAAGATCCATCGTCCGCAACGTCATCGCCGGTGACCCGAGGGCGAGGCCGAACATGTAAACCATGCCCGGCAGCACCGCCCACGGGATAGAGGGAGTGAGGAGATGGGCGTAAAGGAGATTCACCACCATCGCCGCCGCCATCACTCCGTAGGCGATCCAGATCAGCCGCGTCGGCGGGAATTTCATCGCCAGCCGGGCGGACAACGCCGATCCGGCGGACATGCCGACAATGATCGGGATGAACAACCACGCGAACGCCGTTTCCGGCAGGTGAAGCACGTGCATCACGAAATCCGACCCCGTGCTGATGTAGAGCGAGAACCCCGCGAACCCGAGGCCGATGCCCAGCGATTGCAGCAGGAAATCCCCATGACACGCCACCCGCACATAGCTGCGGATCATCGATCCCAGGTGCAGCGGCGCCCGATCCTCCACCGCCAGGCTCTCCGGCAGCAGCTTCCACGCGGCGATGCCCATCGCCAGGCTGGCCAGCGCGAGGAAGGCGAACACCGCCCGCCAGCCATACCACACCTGAAGCCAGCCGCCGACCACCGGAGCCACCGCCGGCGCGAGGCTGAAAACCATCGTCACATAGGACATCACCTTCTGCCCCATCTGGCCGGGGAAGAGATCCCGGATGACGGCCCTGCCCACCACCGATCCCGCACCCGCCGAAAGTCCCTGGAGAGCCCGGAAGCCCAGCAGCCAATGGAACGAGGGCGCGCACATCGCCCCCACGGACCCCGCCACATAGCCGGCCACCGCCCAAAGGATCACCCGCCGCCGGCCGAACGTGTCCGACAGCGTGCCGTAGAACAACATCATGAACGCGAACGTGAAAAGATACACGCTCAGCGTCTGCTGCACATGTTCCCGATCCACCCCCAGGCTCCGCCCGATGTCGCCGAACGACGGCAGATAGGCATCGATCGAAAACGCCCCGAGCATCGACAGCCCGCTCAAGATCCAAA
This genomic window contains:
- a CDS encoding DR2241 family protein, whose translation is MSIALQLRELLRSGIHRIGELEIQTDVYGYPYVICHHEDAERSTDSAFGGLEVHEGPADARDLSTYAPDGSYRFAKGQTNLKQGWVMALENEEDLRLALDQFYPAGVGLFLASRAGALETETLREKLDRQTGMYRFARTISDAGAQRLVREVCGPAHQCAKKILWRIAPETPLEDSEASRYNGIPGGLAESQAIPLLCREACNHFVAECRKAAKAENDARSEAT
- a CDS encoding CbiX/SirB N-terminal domain-containing protein, translated to MPIAPKPSSALLIVGHGSTENPDSSTPYFEHADEIRSRGIFAEVHCCFWKEEPSMREAGYLVDSEEIYVVPDFISEGYFTQDVIPRELRLTGPTTVVGGKTYHYCLPVGVHRSMTGLILKRAREVAPGVDPAQTTLIITGHGTGLNQNSTKAIRDQVELIAASGAGYAAVLDAFMEEQPFIAGWDKMALTPNVIVVPFFISDGLHSYQDIPVLLGIENEVGAAASQREIFRHNPHHVRNKTLYYTSAIGTERLLADVILDQVSDFDRIHKLS
- a CDS encoding low molecular weight protein-tyrosine-phosphatase; its protein translation is MQPPLISPRRVLFVCLGNICRSPAAEIIFRQQVEDAGLSGEFEIDSAGTISHHEGSPPDSRMSETLLRKGYTVSGQARRISAQDLEKFDLIVTMDESNHTDVMGIDHTGAHHGKIRTLVSFCREHDDLRVPDPYYGGQIGFNHVISLLEDGCAGILDSLKSK
- a CDS encoding 2-hydroxyacid dehydrogenase — protein: MKVTVFSTKPYDEQFLRRHNQASNHELVFIENRLTSETAALAEGSPAICAFVNDELNARTLAKLAAGGTRFVALRCAGFNNVDLAAAEAHCIQVARVPAYSPHAVAEHAVALLLCLNRHVHKAYNRVREGNFSIDGLMGEDLHGKTVGVVGTGTIGAIFAGIMRGFGCEVLAYDVVENPDCLKAGVRYVSQEELFSRSNVISLHCPLMPQTHHLIDGHTLAGMRDGVFIINTSRGALIDTEAATAAIKSGRIGGLALDVYEEESELFFDDHSDHVIQDDVFMRLTTFPNVLITGHQAFFTNEAMTHISMTTFSNLADFENGRDCPNLVKAKAN
- a CDS encoding phospholipase D-like domain-containing protein produces the protein MKNHHSKLLTIGVTAAATTVATLLVNNLVSGEKKIRRKIPRRYGISDSQFERSMSQLMGPPILDGNRVTPLHNGVEIFPAMLAGIASATTTITFETYIFTAGEVVNQFVEALSARAREGVRVHVLLDGIGCDCVEGAPLRKMREAGVEVEVYHLKNLGRFNQRTHRKLLVIDGKLGFTGGVGIADEWLGNADAPEHWRDTHYRVEGPVVAQLQAAFMDNWMKTHATVLHGNAYFPAIESVGPRRCQMFKSSPMEGSESARLMYLLSITAAEKCLRVGNAYFVPDDLVTEALIAAVTRGVTVEVLVPGAHLDSKLVRRASRHRWGRLLENGVRIFEYQPTMYHCKTMIIDDLWVSVGSANFDNRSFRLNDEANLNVFGEDFARAESEVFRRDLENAREVTFEEWKRRPLLEKVSDATVALLRSQV
- a CDS encoding alpha/beta hydrolase, whose product is MNSPAIRIRRTRASGLEMHALFMGESPDAAIPTYVLVHGLGMSGRYMMPTAELLAAHGRVVVPDLPGFGGSEKPSRALTIPELADGLAAWMAAHDLPPSVLIGNSLGAQVIADLAVRHPHFVERAVLVAPTVDPGARRVSTQTLRLLADALREPLRLYPIALGDYFRAGFRRSWRTLRHALVDPIVEKLPSVACPVLIVRGGRDPIVPQGWVEQAAGLIPDVRLVTFPEAAHAVNFNSPGRLVEEILRFQGR
- a CDS encoding FKBP-type peptidyl-prolyl cis-trans isomerase N-terminal domain-containing protein; the protein is MIRKLIPGALAIGLIASASAQPDAAAKTEAAPKTEAATPAVEVPAKPKLDPAVIKSDSSYALGFRTGGGFVQQFGRFGVGADDLDMETFIKGFSAAIKGGKPELEEARLQAAMEALGELLQGREKDLAAKNLEAGKKFLAENGKRKEVTTTKSGLQYEVLAKGGEEKYVAPKEGAEDNKQFLVNYKGTLIDGRQFDASPEGQPVPMTLQVVPGFKEALTTMPVGAKWKLFLPSELAYGEERRSAEIAPNSTLIFELELVKIEDAPAPQGMPFQMPGAPGGAPQGAPEGAPEGE
- a CDS encoding multidrug effflux MFS transporter — protein: MKKQWALVWILSGLSMLGAFSIDAYLPSFGDIGRSLGVDREHVQQTLSVYLFTFAFMMLFYGTLSDTFGRRRVILWAVAGYVAGSVGAMCAPSFHWLLGFRALQGLSAGAGSVVGRAVIRDLFPGQMGQKVMSYVTMVFSLAPAVAPVVGGWLQVWYGWRAVFAFLALASLAMGIAAWKLLPESLAVEDRAPLHLGSMIRSYVRVACHGDFLLQSLGIGLGFAGFSLYISTGSDFVMHVLHLPETAFAWLFIPIIVGMSAGSALSARLAMKFPPTRLIWIAYGVMAAAMVVNLLYAHLLTPSIPWAVLPGMVYMFGLALGSPAMTLRTMDLFPEARGLAASLQGFVQMLLFALMSAVVAPFVLGDIRKLAVSVAAGWTLSVVCWWLGTRKGLVRHAV